TTGTTTCCAATTCTATTATGCCCATTGTAATCGTATGTTCGTGACTAGGAACATAATTGTATCATTGTACAGGGTGACTAGAGGATATCTAATATTTGTTTTCGATAATGTGCAGGGGACAAGTGGAACCTCACCTAGTGTGGATGAACTGAGTGTGGCTTTAAAGAGCCATGACCTTTTCATTTACCTTGGCCATGGAAGTGGTATGCCTGCTTTCATCCGCATGAACCAATTtatatcaaatttctttattcattacaagtattcatAAGTATGGTTTTTATAGGGGTACAATATATTCCCGGAGATGAGATTCAAAAACTTGAGAGGTGCGCAGCTACACTTCTTATGGGTTGCAGCAGTGGGTCGTTATCTTTAAATGGATCATACACCCCAAAAGGTGCTCCCCTGTATTATCTTTTTGCAGGTTCACCTGTAATTATTGCCAACTTATGGGATGTAACAGACAAAGATATTGATCGGTTTGGTAAAGCCATGCTTGATGCATGGATAAAAGCAAGATCAACGACCTCAGTGGATTGTGCACAATGCACTGAAATTTCAGAAAAATTGAATGACATGAACGTAGATGGGGGTAAAAGAAAAGGGAAgaaaaaaatatcacaaagtAAATCTACTGATGCTATTACTTCTAGACTTATTTGTAAACACAGACCAAAGATGGGGGCATTTATGGGAGAATCCAGAAAAGCCTGCACACTGCCATATTTAATTGGAGCTGCACCTGTGTGTTATGGCGTTCCCACCGGTATACGAAAGAAAGAGTTGTGAcatgttaattttgtttattatagATGTAGGTTATCCAATCTGATGTGAAGTCACATACGTATATGCTTTGTACTAGATAGCAATCTGTGTAGTCTGTAAGAGCAATATTATGCATAGTGACACCTGTATGAGTATACTCTCGAAAGAATTAAATTATacgcaaaatatatatatatagatcattgTTGTATAACTTTGTTGTATTAGACGTTGAGTTTACCCTTCAAAGTTGTCTGGTTTGTTCATTCCTCCTACATTCAAGGGACTGGTAGTAGAAGTTACTTTTGCAGCTACATGCCTACATGTACATGACAGGTAAAATAAATAGGCACAGACTTAGAAATAcccaaaaagaatatacttgtCACTTGTTTTAAGTGTCTATCTGTTGATTATGTATTTTACAATATTAAACgctttgtaaaatataaaaaaatttgaactcATAAATGGCCGCGTCTACCCTTCTGTTATCAGATTTCCCgaatttcattaaattaaacaaaacaccATTTGAGAAAATCTAATTAAAACTAACAAATATATGCAGCATTGGCATATCACAAATTCACAACAATAAATCTTCTTGGGAGATAAATAGGGCGAACAAAAAAGATTCAATctcaaaatacaaaaagaacCAGAAAAGATGGGGCCAAATTACTAGAACTGAAGACCATGTTCTCTAGCTGCATCAGCAAGTGCCTGAATACGTCCATGATAAGGATAACCACCTCGATCAAAGGCAACGGCTGTGATCCCTTTCTCGATGCACGACTTTGCAATAGCTTCTCCTATTTTCTTAGCAACATCCTTACACCAAAAACAGCACATTAACACTCAAACCCGTGCACACACAGAGGACACAAAGCACAAACACATAGCTAACAATTCTATCAGCAATAGCGGGTAATAACATGATCGACATATTAATCTTTCCGTAAGGCTATTATTCGGAGATTGTAGATAACAAGAACAAACAAGTACTGCACGGATTTGTAATTATTAATCATTCACAGACCCAAAAAAACTGATGATTAGAGTAATTTTTTGGCCGTAAAACCTCAGGCAAATAGAGCTTTCAAGTATAACTTCACCACATTAATCTTAGAAGTTTGGGTCCCTTAATAGGCATATGCTATGCATCTGCAAACCTTTTGGCTACTTGTTCACGTGATCCCTTTGATGTTATATGCGATAAATCAAGTTGTTTAAGTGTGGTACTTACGATAGTGGGACCGGAGGTGAAATCAAACTCTTCAGAAAGGGGTTTCTGCATCGTTGAAGCTGATGCAAGAGTATGCATTTTAGTATCGTCTATCACTTGGACATACATATGCTTGTTGGAACGAAAAACACATAATCTTGGTCTTTCGGGTGTCCCTTCCACCTACAATAAAATGCCCCATTCTATTATTAgtagtattaaattaaattgaaacattttttaacctttttttaaaaaataattcgGAAAGGCACGAGTATGTGTCTACAAATGGATGGATGGGTAAcctattcaatttcactttagaAAAGTGAAATTCAATCTATGTTTCACTCACATTCTCTACAGATTAATTACATGTAAATTATTATATTCTTCTAAAACCACTAAacaagtataatatatataaaatatgaactacagtatattattagtaataaaaatacaaaatttgggATAAATGTAAAAATGGGGTGGTACCTTCTTACGGATACGGGCATGACGAGCTTGTCGGTTATCCTGTCGTGTTCGAGCACTGGCTTCCACAATCAGAGACACTCTTCTTTTGCTGCTGAATGATGACATCAATGGCGGCGTTGGCTGATTGAATAAGAGCTTATTATTCAGCTGTTTCTGACAGCATGCGCTCTGTAGAAATGACAGCGAAACCGAtgacattttttttcctttttttcaaaCAGCTTAttctcctttctttctttcttgttaaAAGGAAGGCAAACTTTCAAGATAACGTTTTTATTATTCAGCAGATaattccttttttctttcttttttcttttaataaaaaaatgatcaaATCTAGTTTCACTTTCACACATAACGTCCCTCGTCTTTACCCTCTTTCACATTAACGGACCCAAGTTATTCATCGAGAGACCGAGTCTTTTAAATCATACTCTAACCGAGGTACTCGGGTAGCTATTTCTAAAGGGATTATGACCTgagaatgtaactaactatgccaaaatgtttatgttatgtaactaactacaaaaaacgtttatgtaatgtaacaaactacctGTTTTCGTCTATAGTATGTATAGGATTACCGGTTAAACACGTAGTCGGTCACCATTATGACCTcggaatgtaactaactatgccaaaatgtttatgttatgtaactaactacaaaaacgtttatgtaatgtaacaaactacctATTTTCGTCTATAGTATGTAAATTACCAGTTACCATTGGAAAGTAACCGGTTGTGCTTATGGAGATAGCAGATTCCGACAACACCAATAGATTCCGATGACACCAACAGATTCCGGCGACACCAGCAGATTCCAGCCAAAAGTAGCAAAAcgaatatctatatctatcccTTTTTGTCTATATCTTTTTTActctatataatctatatactACAAAAATCTATATGCACAAAAATcaggtgtaacaccccaagtttCGCAGTACTATTATATTACTAAAGTCTAAAAGTAATAAATATCAAATGAATAAATACTGAGTTATTTAAAGAGCCGTATAAATCAAATGTCGGGCCTAGTATTTTAAGCAACATTTACTAAAAGGACTAAAAATGTAAGAAAGATGTAAAGTGGGGGGCTTATGCAAAACATGGAAACTAAATCCATGTATAAAATATCATTTCATGATCACCATGATCATTTCAAAAGTAAAATTGAGAGAGTAAGTCGGCAGAACAAAAGAAGAGCGGCGACGAGTCGGCCGGAAaggaaaagagaagaagaaaaagaggaaaaaCGGGTTTCGTGTCGGCAGAACAAAAGAAGAGCGACGACGAGTCGGCCAGAAaggaaaagagaagaagaaaaagaggaaaAGCGGGTTTTGAGTCAAACCAAATATGCCAAATTATTCCTAACCGATTATAGACTTTGATTATCATCTTTTTAAGGTACTATTACTTAGCTTTCTAGTTtgattaatagttatataaaaatatattaggtcaAGAAAAGGTGGTGTCTATATAAATTTCTTAGTATCTGGGCTCAGCTATGAagcatatattaaattttggtaAGATTTGGAGATAGTTTTTGCGTTACGTTATGTGACATAAAAAGTaagaataattattattttataaggtAATGATGAAATAATGATAAGGAAGTGAAAATAATTGGCCCGGAAAGTATTAGGTaagaaaaagttagaaaagaCAATACTATGGACGAAAACaggtagtttgttacattatataaacgtttttgtagttggttacataacataaacattttggcaTGATTAGTTACATTCCCATGTCATAATCCCTAAGCACAAACGGTTACTTTCCAATGGTAACCGGTAATTTACATACTATAGACGAAAACAtgtagtttgttacattacataaacgttATCGTATGGACATGTTGAATGAAAAGCCCAGTTCCGGATGGTTTCTCTTTTGGGTTCATAGGTATCTGATAATGTCTCGTTTGTCATTTAACTTTTTGTTACTACCAAATTTCTGAAATCTGAATATATATAGTTCTTTCTTTTTCACTCACTCCAAGGATTTATAGACCGATTTCATATTTTTCACTATAAGTTTGATTAGAGTCTTGTATAAGATTGTGGTAAAGTTATTGGCTTTAAGATTTTTGTCTTTCATTAATTCCATTATTAGTCCTGAGTAAACTACAATTATTAAGGGTCGTCATATTTTGGATAGTCACCTTATTATTAATGACTATTAGTAATCAACTTTCACCATGCATGTTTTGTCACTAAAAGTATAGTTTTGATACTAGCAAATTTCCAAATGAATATAATTCTTCCTTTAATACTCCCATTCTGAGAATTCATAGATTGATTTAAGATTTTCGCATTATAAGTTTGATTAGAGTCCTGTATAAGATTGTGGCAAAGTTGTTGGCTTTGACACTTTCGTCTGTGATTGACTCTGTTATCAGTCCTAAACAAACTGCCATTATTAAAGACTGTCATATTATGTATGGTCACCTCATTATTAATGACTACTAGTAGGGTTGGAGCTAGTAGGGGGACTGAGGGTGCTTATTGTTTAGCGCCACCACCCCCAACCATTCATGTTTTTCATTGGAAGGCTAGCTCATAACCAACTAATACAAATACCTTTTTGAAGGAAGCTACCCCTAAAACCTTTACATTTGGTCCATAAAAGTAAACCATCGCataaaattctattttactaacattatattaaatggttatgtttttcatattatattgtAAACAACGATCGGGAAAAAAATATGGCTGAGCTCCCCTCGACGTACTAGTAATCAACTTTCATGTTTTGTACATGACATAACTAATTGTAAAAGATTGGTGGGTAGTGGGTTAAAGGTTATTCTTGTCAAGCATTGTAGTtggtatatatgtttgtttcaTGATTATATGCTTATGTTACATGCTTAAACGACGAGGTTGATGTACAATtgagcatatatatattgaatgtGATACAATTTGTTGAATCCATTAAACATGTACCCTTATAGTGAGATTATCAACTATAACatgtttctatatatatcaaCAATATGTCTATACATTGTTCTATTTCtagatttttgtatttttggtcTTTTTGCCAGACCAtctttatttaacaaaatttctGGGGTTGTATGCTTATTTAAATTATCTATTTATTGTCAATACCAAATTATAGTAGTTATACTAGTATAATTTACCAAATTAAGGTACCAActttacatgatttttttttcttaatgacaaaagttttattatataaagatGATCTAGCAAAAAgatcaaatatataaagatcTAAAAATGGAACAAGATATAGACGAattgttgatatatataaaaacatgttaTAGTTGATAATCTCACCAATAAGGGTCATATTGCTCAATTTCTCATTAACCTCGTTGTTTAAGCATGTACATAACACACAAGTCATGAAACAACATATATACTACAACACTTGACAAGAATAAAGTTTAAAACACTACCCACCAACCTTTTACAATTAGTTATGTCATGTACAAAACATGTATGATGAAAGTTGAGTATTAGTAGCCAATTTGCCTCAAATTCTCACCACCAAAAACCTCCCTAccattaattaacttatttcaaCTTTCAAACACCCATCATGTCAACAAGGGAGCCACAATCCTCATCAAATGATGTTGCTGCCACAATTGTTAGAACCACAGACAGAAAATGGTGGCTTAAAATGGCCACATACACCCTTTGTGTCCTTTTTGGGCAAATATTGGCAACCCTCCTTGTAAGACTATACTACAACAAAGGTGGAAAAAATGTTTGGTTGACATCACTAGTAGAAACTATTGGCTTTCCTATTCTTATacctttttatctatattttaaaccattaacatatcatcaactaaatacaaataataacacacaaaacacacaaccTTCCCTTTGGGTTCTTTCAGGAATCTACATTTCTCTTGGATTACTACAATCAGTAACAAGTATATTATACTCACTTGGATTATACTACCTTCCCTTATCAACATTTTCACTCATTAGCACAACACAACTCGCTTTCAACGCTTTCTTTGCTTTCTTTCTAAATGCCCAAAAATTGACGCCCTTGATTATCAACTCATTAGTACTTTTAACAATATCAACAGTTTTATTAGTCCTTCAAAGTGATTCAGAAGAAAATCAAGTAGGTGTGTCACAAGATCAACAACATTTAAAGTTAGGATTTGTAGTTACGATCGTTGCATCTGCACTTTATTCATTAGGCCTTTCCTTAACTCAATTGTCATTTCAAAAAGTACTAAAAGGAGAAACTTTCTCTATAGTATTGAATATGATTATCTACCAGTCATTAGTGGCATCAATAGTCACAATCATCGCATTATTCGTGAGTGGTCAATGGAACGACTTGCAGGGTGAAATGGTGAGCTTTGAATTAGGAAATATATCATATTGGGTTATTATTATTTGCGTCGCGATTGCATGGCAAATTGCTACAATTGGTGGAGTTGGGTTGATCTTTGAGGTGTCATCACTCTTTTCTAATGTGATCAGTACTCTGGCTCTACCCATTATTCCGGTTCTGGCAGTTATCGTATTTCATGAAAAGATGAATGGGATTAAGGTAATTGCCACAGTGCTGGCTATATGGGGTTTTGCTTCTTATGTGTACCAACATTATCTTGATGAGTCCCAACCCGCAATTCAAAGTGAAGTTATTGACGAGGTTGTTGAAGAGGTAGTTGACGAGGTTGTTGAAACATTACCAGAACCTTCATAATCAATACTAACTTTTACTGGAAGCTACATACTATGTGTTGCTATTATCTCCAAAATTTGTAAATCATAAGTATAGCTTATGATTGGATCATGTTTccttattttctattttttatgtttttttgaaTCTAAATAATTATCGAAGGATACTAACTTTTACTACTCCTATACtgtttgtttttactttttgaccataaataaTCTTGCTTGTGGTATATAATACATTTGAGACACTAATTCATTcatatttgttatataaataCACACAGAAAATTTTGAAGTCAAAGTTTAGAAAAATAGACGCAAAAGATAAAAATAGGACAGTTGACAAAGTGGGTAACTACTTAGACAACTTATATTCATACTCTATCACTAATCAATACGTAAGTTGAATATTATACCTTTGAGCACATAATTATAGAAACTTACATTGGCTCTTTTCGGATTTGTTTCAACCTTTCTTGCCAGAAAATTATCTAAGGATAACAtgtacaacatatatattagcAATTTCAAACTTTCAAGATATACCAAGATATACTCCAATCATGTACACGACCTTTCTTTTCTTCGATTTTGACAACCTCATATACAACCTTACTCCGAACACACGATTATATACACTTGCTGGCCAAAACATACATTTTCCAAcacccttttacccaaaaaaagaTAACTATAAGGAATAGCAAACCAAACCGGCCGCAAGCAAGAAAAAACACAGTGAATGAGACATGAATCAATTCTCACACAACACACATCTTCACATTTCTCAACTAACTACATATTGAAGAGAATTTTTTTCCCGTCAACCTCCGGAGAAATGCTATATTTGACGATGTTCAATGGAACAACATCAACCACTCTTATAAATAATTTGCGGTTTTTGCCCTGCAATAAAACGAcatattttatcaaaaatatattttagattTCATTATCTAGTTGCCAAACTATTACAGAAGGTGAACTTGCCTTGTTATAATTGAAAGAGGCTTAAGCTATGAACATATGCCGCTATATTGTTGAGGACCAGGCTTGGTTGCAGTTGTCATGAACATATCCCCCCATGGTTCAGACTCCGTGCCTTGACAAATGGGTGCATCAATAGCTGAGCAGCAGTTGGTCGATCATTTTGGTTAACTTGCAAGCATTTGAGAATGAAATCTTGGGCCTCTGCAGATAATGTGTCAGGAATAGGAGGGGGTTCGCCCCTACCAATTCTGAACAATGCTTGCATCTGTGGAtccaaaaaacaaatgttttcATTAGAACAATAAAGCAAATCTAAATAACAAATGATGGAATAAATTGTAAGGGGAGGTGAAATGATGGAACAACGGCCTAGTAAATGATTGCACACTAGGTGTGGCAATTACAAATCTTTTATGTATAGATCAACCGATTTGGGTCGTGTTTttatctcaaatgggtcaaatcaagaaatttagttaaaaagggGAAGTTTGAAAGTCATGCAAAGTCTATTcgtttaatgcataaaacctccaaATCATTTTGTTCAAAGATTTAGATTATCATTGTTATACTTTCCGGTTTTAATCATACTAGCACAACAATTATACCATATTTTGAAGGACAAACGCCCATTCAAACCCCATTCAGATTGGTCTCCATTCTAGAGAATGAcatgttttgacccgttacccaacttGTTTGAACTGCACATCTTGTCACCTCTTATCACAATACTTCACTGGTTAAGTTTTTTCACACTCTGAACAGCCTTGTTGAGAAACAAACAGAAAAAAGATCAAAGGGGCATACCCCTTCCAAGTGAGAGTATGGAATTTTTCTCGTTAGCATCTCCAACACAGTGCAACCAAGACTCCATATATCAGCTGCAAGCCCATAACCATTATTCTTCCTATTAACAACCTGGGGATATAATAGAAGATTGTCAGGACTCGGGACAATCTGAGTGGTTAAGCATCCCAAAGATGAATATAAAACACCATAGATTCTAAAAGACTAAAGAAACCTCTGGTGCCATCCAATAAGGAGTCCCTTTGCAAGATTTAATGTCATTCAGTTTGGTTGCCTGCATAGATGTATGGTGTTACATACAGCAAACACAAAAAAGAGAATATTTAGTAGGACAAATGAAAAAAGAATGTGGCCTAGAGCCTAGTTACCTTTGCTAACCCGAAATCCGCAAGCTTTACGGATCCGTTTGCATCTACCAATATATTAGCACATTTGATATCCCTATTTGAAATGTTCAAATTAGGAAAAGGCCAAGCAATTAACAACAAAATCACATCAACTAAAAGGAACAACTTTTACCTATGAACCACGTCGCGTTCATGCAAGTAATTCAGCCCTCCCAAAATCTGCCTGGTGTATGCAGAGACTTGAGAATCTCCCAAGTGATACTTTTGATAAAGTTTAGCTAGCGAACCTTTAGTTACAAGCTCAAGAAAAATGTATAGTTTGCCATCACACTGATACACCATTCCATGATATAACAAAGATTAACACGCAACATAGATACAATAACTGATAACCTGGAAGCTTGGGTTTCTATAAAGATCAAGAACAATCttagtaaaaggaaaaaaaacatactGTATCAGTCCCAAGATATCGAACTACGTTCTCGTGTTTAAATTGGCTTAATAAAGATATCTCctgaaaataaatgaaaattcaaGGATAAATAAGTATGCAGAATAAATTATGTCTaacaagaagaaaaggcaaCTCATGAAACACCTGTTCAAGTTGAACGATGCTCTGCTTTCCTTGGCTTCCTTCATCAAGCAGAGAAACTTCTTTCACAGCAAAGAAAAACCCATGTCTGCAAACAGATATTTATCAGATATGAAATTACTTCTTTCAACATGATGAGGCACTTTCCTTGTTTTTATCAGCGAGGTATTGCCATATATTCAACAATATCATTTTCCTGATTGTTTTGGTTTCATGTTGTCGACAACCTGGTTGTGACCCCCTTTTTCTCCCTTAAAACTTAAGATCTGCTAATGTCATATCTCCTAAGTAAAGTTTCTACAAATAAGAAACTATCCATCCCTTATTAAAGAATCCCCTACTTGTTCCTATGACAATTATAATATGTTTTCCCAGGGACAAAATCCATACATATAATCATGCATTTAGAACCATATACACCAGAGTTGGCATTATGCATAAAACCATGGAAGGGCTAAATTGATGTTGCCATGCCCTAAAATGGTACGTGTTGTTATATCAATCTATCTAATGGTATAGTTAAAATACAACTATAGAAGGTTCAAAGAAATATCGGTGAAAACAATAGAGAAAGCACCATCTATCTATAAACTACAAAAAGCGGAAATAACAATTTGCAGTAAAGATTTCACGAGTACTTACTCGGTGAAGCCTTCATACACAGTTCCGTATGACCCCCTTCCAAGAAACTCCCCCTTCTGCCAGTTCTTAATACTAGTACTACTATACTTCAAAGGCCCTGCATTCGAAATAACCTCATCCCCATCATTATCACCTCCATCATTAACCAAAACATCTTCCTTTAAATCCGGCCCGCTAAAACCCCGAATCAATTCCCAATTCGATCCGAAATCATCCACCATCACTCTACTCAGCCTGACCGGGGGCGGAGCTACTAACGCCCCCGGCCATACACCTTTTATCCCACTTTCACTTTCCTTATTCCATCTCTCAAGTCCTTTAGTCACACCATCctcattattattactattattaatattaatatctaaacaaacacaatcATTCCTCAACTGAACTACATCAATATTTCCACAAACAGTGACGTCATCCCCAACATCATTTCGGCGAACGGTGACGTCATCTTCATAATCATCATTACTGGCCCCAACTTTAGTAACAGAATTCTGAACAACATAATTATATCGAGAAACAGTGACGTCATGATTGATACTATGATTGTGAGCGTTCCATTCAACTGGGTTAATAAAAAGGTCCTCAGGTGAGAGGCCTAAACTTTGACAAATGAAGTCAATCTCGCCGTCATAACCTCCAATTCGGAAACTAGTTTGATCGGAAAGCGATCGGTTCCGGTGACTCGATCCGTCAGAGgaggaggatgatgatgatgtggatGCATCGTAATCGATGTTTTTCGCGGCATTTCTCCGATCAAGGCGCGGGATTAAGCGCTTTTGGTGGTGCTTATTATTAGTAGACATGAATTAgatatttatatgtgaatgTGAAGTTGTGAACAACAACATCCCAGATAAAGAAAAAAGTGAAGTGTCCAGACTttctgtatgtatatgtgtatgtatattcaGAAGAGTCTGCGCGACATTCGGGTGAGACGTCCTTTTAAATGTTTGACCACTATTACAAACTTACACTTGATGACTAGATATCTAGATGACGACGTCAGTGGATTTTTAATTCTCTtgtcttattttcttttcttaaaactaAATACTAGTTAACCttaattacaaaatatatatttattcaaagtaaaatatatatatatatatatttggttcgATGAGATTTTGACCAGAGGATTGTGAGATTTATAGTGCACAAGAGCATAATTCTTTATGGGTTGAGAGACCCCAAGTTAGAGATAAATTGAGGGGTAAAGTTGAATTATCTCTATCCCAAGATTTATGGTGCACCAGAGCATAATTCTTTACTTGCTAACGTAGTGGTTGGACACCCTGAATATTGTATCACGAGTCACACGTTCAAATCTCATCTCGAGCGTTGTTTCTAGCCAATATTCTTGGCGAGCGAGTTGAATTTACCGGGTGGAACTGGCGGGGGAGGGGATCGGGTAGGCCCACGGTATTTAGTCCGGATACCCGTGGTTCGGCCCTTCgctgttcttaaaaaaaaaattcaaaaatgatgattgaatcttaaccattaattttaatccaatggttaatAAACTTTCCAACTTTATCCTTCAAGTTACCTCTAAATTGAGGGAATTCCTACCCATTCtttatgggaaatgatatt
The sequence above is drawn from the Erigeron canadensis isolate Cc75 chromosome 4, C_canadensis_v1, whole genome shotgun sequence genome and encodes:
- the LOC122596327 gene encoding mitogen-activated protein kinase kinase kinase 1-like; this encodes MSTNNKHHQKRLIPRLDRRNAAKNIDYDASTSSSSSSSDGSSHRNRSLSDQTSFRIGGYDGEIDFICQSLGLSPEDLFINPVEWNAHNHSINHDVTVSRYNYVVQNSVTKVGASNDDYEDDVTVRRNDVGDDVTVCGNIDVVQLRNDCVCLDININNSNNNEDGVTKGLERWNKESESGIKGVWPGALVAPPPVRLSRVMVDDFGSNWELIRGFSGPDLKEDVLVNDGGDNDGDEVISNAGPLKYSSTSIKNWQKGEFLGRGSYGTVYEGFTEHGFFFAVKEVSLLDEGSQGKQSIVQLEQEISLLSQFKHENVVRYLGTDTCDGKLYIFLELVTKGSLAKLYQKYHLGDSQVSAYTRQILGGLNYLHERDVVHRDIKCANILVDANGSVKLADFGLAKATKLNDIKSCKGTPYWMAPEVVNRKNNGYGLAADIWSLGCTVLEMLTRKIPYSHLEGMQALFRIGRGEPPPIPDTLSAEAQDFILKCLQVNQNDRPTAAQLLMHPFVKARSLNHGGICS
- the LOC122595762 gene encoding 50S ribosomal protein L18, chloroplastic — protein: MSSVSLSFLQSACCQKQLNNKLLFNQPTPPLMSSFSSKRRVSLIVEASARTRQDNRQARHARIRKKVEGTPERPRLCVFRSNKHMYVQVIDDTKMHTLASASTMQKPLSEEFDFTSGPTIDVAKKIGEAIAKSCIEKGITAVAFDRGGYPYHGRIQALADAAREHGLQF
- the LOC122597440 gene encoding probable purine permease 10 encodes the protein MSTREPQSSSNDVAATIVRTTDRKWWLKMATYTLCVLFGQILATLLVRLYYNKGGKNVWLTSLVETIGFPILIPFYLYFKPLTYHQLNTNNNTQNTQPSLWVLSGIYISLGLLQSVTSILYSLGLYYLPLSTFSLISTTQLAFNAFFAFFLNAQKLTPLIINSLVLLTISTVLLVLQSDSEENQVGVSQDQQHLKLGFVVTIVASALYSLGLSLTQLSFQKVLKGETFSIVLNMIIYQSLVASIVTIIALFVSGQWNDLQGEMVSFELGNISYWVIIICVAIAWQIATIGGVGLIFEVSSLFSNVISTLALPIIPVLAVIVFHEKMNGIKVIATVLAIWGFASYVYQHYLDESQPAIQSEVIDEVVEEVVDEVVETLPEPS